Proteins from one Rosa chinensis cultivar Old Blush chromosome 7, RchiOBHm-V2, whole genome shotgun sequence genomic window:
- the LOC112179100 gene encoding type I inositol polyphosphate 5-phosphatase 2-like isoform X2 has translation MSLLEHLLLICMQGQVLSDYHWLLQENADPPSFGYQLRHRRGKLETTRAQYINTKDVRLTISTWNVAGRVPDEKLDIDDCISSKEPSDIYIFG, from the exons ATGTCCCTCTTGGAGCATCTGTTGCTGATTTGTATGCAGGGGCAGGTGTTATCAGATTATCATTGGCTGCTACAAGAAAATGCAG ATCCGCCTTCTTTTGGCTATCAGTTAAGACATAGGAGAGGAAAATTAGAAACTACTCGTGCTCAGTACATAAACACAAAGGATGTGAG GCTGACAATAAGCACTTGGAATGTTGCTGGAAGAGTTCCGGATGAAAAGCTTGATATTGATGATTGTATTTCTTCAAAAGAGCCATCGGATATCTACATTTTCGG GTGA
- the LOC112175484 gene encoding mavicyanin gives MESSKVFLLFFLLFAIQVVFVTCTQFQVGDKSNGWEVPKSKSDQDMYNQWASKNRFKVDDTLNFNYKKNSDSVMVVTEAEYEKCHSDNPIFSSNDGDLVFKLDRPGSFYFISGTAGHCEKGQKMIVKVLGSPAAGTESPPPAQSANQNATESPDHHDHDHHDMKNNAVAMHAVTAISFTTSVMSFLGVFFF, from the exons ATGGAATCCTCCAAAGTatttctcttgttttttcttctctttgctaTTCAGGTCGTTTTTGTAACTTGTACTCAATTTCAAGTTGGTGACAAGAGCAATGGATGGGAGGTCCCCAAATCAAAGAGTGACCAAGATATGTACAACCAATGGGCCTCTAAGAATAGGTTCAAAGTTGACGACACTCTCA ATTTCAATTACAAGAAAAACTCAGACTCAGTTATGGTGGTGACGGAAGCTGAGTACGAAAAATGCCATTCCGATAATCCCATTTTCAGCTCTAACGATGGTGACTTAGTCTTCAAATTGGATCGACCCGGTTCGTTCTACTTCATTAGTGGGACTGCCGGACACTGCGAGAAAGGGCAGAAAATGATTGTCAAAGTCTTGGGATCACCGGCTGCTGGAACAGAAAGCCCACCACCTGCTCAATCAGCAAACCAGAATGCAACTGAATCACCAGATcatcatgatcatgatcatcatGACATGAAGAACAATGCAGTTGCAATGCATGCTGTAACTGCCATCTCTTTTACAACTTCTGTAATGTCATTTCTTGGGGTCTTTTTCTTCTAG
- the LOC112179100 gene encoding type I inositol polyphosphate 5-phosphatase 2-like isoform X1 has protein sequence MLVYPRHLIPCSGSYKGMSLLEHLLLICMQGQVLSDYHWLLQENADPPSFGYQLRHRRGKLETTRAQYINTKDVRLTISTWNVAGRVPDEKLDIDDCISSKEPSDIYIFG, from the exons ATGCTAGTTTATCCCAGGCATTTGATACCCTGCTCCGGAAGCTACAAAGGTATGTCCCTCTTGGAGCATCTGTTGCTGATTTGTATGCAGGGGCAGGTGTTATCAGATTATCATTGGCTGCTACAAGAAAATGCAG ATCCGCCTTCTTTTGGCTATCAGTTAAGACATAGGAGAGGAAAATTAGAAACTACTCGTGCTCAGTACATAAACACAAAGGATGTGAG GCTGACAATAAGCACTTGGAATGTTGCTGGAAGAGTTCCGGATGAAAAGCTTGATATTGATGATTGTATTTCTTCAAAAGAGCCATCGGATATCTACATTTTCGG GTGA